The following coding sequences are from one Streptomyces sp. NBC_01485 window:
- a CDS encoding RNA-guided endonuclease InsQ/TnpB family protein, translating into MNHDTLVKRQFGHRARLALSPAEVLKTDDQAHAARTMWNCLHAWWQMMPKEKRTLGHADAAIRQARQDIDFLAVLPAQAAQAVLKTYFQAWKNCWEGRADAPNFKGRFRSVMSVDIPQGRDLNIVRVHRRWGMANIPKVGRVRFRWTKDLPVGKHAGAQNRITGARLVKDALGWHIAFRVQTLEIKPEPHTGPEVGIDVGINVPIALSDGETHEHGEWLTAKEKARLSHLEQRASRRKQHRKPGERTSHRLHRTYDQIAGLRAKAKRRALDWQHRTTTVIAKQYGTVVVEALTITNMVKSARGTVEEPGNNVAQKSGLNRSISGEAWGRTVTMLTYKTAQHGGTLHQVPAPNTSRRCSACGFITPGSRESQAVFVCKNPDCGWSGNADHNAARNVLHLYRMGHALIPAAGRAVVRRAKHVKPAAAR; encoded by the coding sequence GTGAATCACGACACCCTGGTCAAGCGGCAGTTCGGGCACCGTGCCCGGCTTGCGCTGTCGCCTGCCGAGGTGCTGAAGACAGACGACCAGGCGCACGCCGCCCGCACGATGTGGAACTGTCTGCACGCGTGGTGGCAGATGATGCCGAAGGAGAAGCGGACGCTCGGACACGCGGACGCCGCGATCCGGCAAGCCCGTCAGGACATCGACTTCCTGGCAGTCCTCCCCGCCCAGGCCGCGCAAGCGGTCCTCAAGACGTACTTCCAGGCGTGGAAGAACTGCTGGGAAGGGCGGGCGGACGCACCGAACTTCAAGGGCCGGTTCCGGTCGGTGATGTCGGTGGACATCCCGCAGGGCCGTGACCTCAACATCGTCCGCGTGCACCGACGCTGGGGCATGGCCAACATTCCCAAGGTGGGCCGGGTCCGCTTCCGCTGGACCAAAGACCTCCCGGTGGGCAAGCACGCAGGCGCACAGAACCGGATCACCGGGGCCCGGCTGGTCAAGGACGCGCTCGGATGGCACATCGCCTTCCGCGTCCAGACCCTTGAGATCAAGCCCGAACCCCACACCGGCCCCGAAGTCGGCATCGACGTCGGGATCAACGTGCCCATCGCCCTCTCCGACGGCGAAACCCACGAGCACGGCGAGTGGCTGACCGCCAAGGAGAAGGCCAGGCTTTCGCACCTGGAGCAGCGCGCCTCGCGGCGTAAGCAGCACCGCAAGCCCGGCGAGCGCACCAGCCACCGACTGCATCGCACCTATGACCAGATCGCAGGACTCCGCGCGAAAGCCAAGCGCCGGGCCCTGGACTGGCAGCACCGTACGACCACCGTCATCGCCAAGCAGTACGGCACTGTCGTGGTCGAAGCACTCACCATCACGAACATGGTCAAGTCGGCCAGGGGCACCGTCGAGGAGCCGGGCAACAACGTTGCCCAGAAGTCCGGGCTGAACCGCTCCATCAGCGGCGAAGCGTGGGGCCGTACGGTCACGATGCTGACCTACAAGACCGCCCAGCATGGCGGCACCCTCCACCAGGTCCCGGCCCCCAACACGTCCCGGCGATGCTCCGCATGCGGTTTCATCACGCCCGGGAGCCGGGAGAGCCAGGCCGTGTTCGTATGCAAGAACCCGGACTGCGGCTGGTCGGGCAACGCCGACCACAACGCAGCCCGCAACGTCTTGCACCTGTACCGGATGGGCCACGCGCTCATCCCGGCTGCCGGGAGGGCAGTCGTCAGGCGCGCGAAGCACGTCAAACCCGCTGCCGCAAGGTAA
- a CDS encoding RNA polymerase-binding protein RbpA, which produces MASGNAIRGSRVGAGPMGEAERGESAPRLRISFWCSNGHETQPSFASDAQVPDTWDCPRCGFPAGQDRDNPPAPPRTEPYKTHLAYVRERRSDADGEAILAEALAKLRGEI; this is translated from the coding sequence GTGGCAAGTGGCAACGCGATCCGAGGAAGCCGGGTCGGGGCGGGGCCGATGGGCGAGGCCGAGCGGGGCGAGTCCGCGCCGCGTCTGCGCATCTCCTTCTGGTGCTCCAACGGACACGAGACGCAGCCCAGCTTCGCCAGCGACGCGCAGGTCCCCGACACCTGGGACTGCCCCCGCTGCGGATTCCCGGCCGGACAGGACCGGGACAACCCCCCGGCCCCGCCGCGCACCGAGCCCTACAAGACGCACCTCGCCTACGTGCGGGAGCGGCGCAGCGACGCGGACGGTGAGGCGATCCTCGCCGAGGCGCTCGCCAAACTGCGGGGCGAGATCTAG
- the secG gene encoding preprotein translocase subunit SecG, protein MVLGFSIALIVFSLLLMLLVLMHKGKGGGLSDMFGGGMQSSVGGSSVAERNLDRITVVIGVLWFATIIVLGIVMKSNT, encoded by the coding sequence GTGGTTTTGGGGTTCTCGATCGCCCTGATCGTCTTCAGCCTGCTGCTGATGCTGCTGGTGCTGATGCACAAGGGAAAGGGCGGCGGCCTCTCCGACATGTTCGGTGGCGGCATGCAGTCCTCCGTCGGCGGTTCCTCGGTCGCCGAGCGCAACCTCGACCGCATCACCGTCGTCATCGGTGTGCTGTGGTTCGCCACCATCATCGTCCTCGGCATCGTGATGAAGTCGAACACCTGA
- the tnpA gene encoding IS200/IS605 family transposase — MSPRWNPNPDVRTGRHVVYNLHVHLVFVTKYRRKAFTDAMLTRTEEIMREVCDDFEAELKQFNGEQDHIHLLVHYPPKVQLSKLVNSLKGVSSRRLRQEYDAHVRRYLWGGHFWSGSYFAGSCGGAPLTVVRQYIENQQRPT; from the coding sequence ATGTCACCGCGCTGGAACCCTAATCCCGATGTCAGAACCGGTCGCCATGTTGTCTACAACCTGCACGTTCACTTGGTTTTTGTCACGAAGTACCGGCGGAAGGCGTTCACCGACGCCATGCTTACCCGCACCGAAGAGATCATGCGGGAGGTCTGCGACGACTTCGAGGCCGAGCTGAAACAGTTCAACGGCGAACAGGACCACATCCACCTGCTCGTGCACTACCCGCCCAAAGTCCAGCTCTCCAAGCTGGTCAACTCCCTCAAGGGCGTCAGCTCGCGCCGACTCCGCCAGGAGTACGACGCGCATGTCCGCCGGTACCTGTGGGGCGGACACTTCTGGTCCGGCTCCTACTTCGCCGGATCATGCGGCGGCGCACCGCTCACCGTCGTCCGCCAGTACATCGAGAACCAGCAGCGACCCACCTGA
- a CDS encoding M14 family metallopeptidase, which produces MRRRARSILAVGALLLGGAALAPIAQAQPANAPKPDPDEVKVFRAEVTKQQVPLLLAAGQDGHELSEQVPEKGTATVEAYLTDQQAKKLQKQGVELTEHTLSAKAENRVEAAAEGVFRPYSGSGGLREEILRTGQENPGLTKVVSIGKTVNGQDILAVKLTKNAKTSADGSKPAVLYMSNQHAREWITPEMTRRLMHHYLDNYDTDRRIKKIVDSSELWFVLSANPDGYDYTFQDPANRLWRKNLRDVNGDGAISTGDGVDLNRNFPYKWGYDDEGSSPNPTSQTYRGASPGSEPETRALDAFEKRIGFTYGINYHSAAELLLYGVGWQVATDTPDDVAYKALAGTPDNSAVPGYHPQVSSELYTTNGEADGHATNVNGLGMFTPEMSTCQTASNLDPNDQWNASDCQSGFNFPDDEKLIQDEFAKNVPFALSVAESAAHPDTPSSSVGLSAADFTPAPFTTSYSRGADQEVSVVVRKAVRDKELKYRVNGGRTYDQALKAWKGGETYGGEDNLYFDEYRAKVQDGEPGDKVEVWFTGETKAGKKVSSSHFTYTIAARPKADTLVVAEEGAAATQAQTYVDALKANGRKALVWDVATQGAPDALGVLSHFGTVVHYTGANVPGNPTQLELRAFLNEGGKLIEAGEQAGGNVDLGDGTPSNDFSQYYLGAYSRTTTPGATGFTGSGKLGGLSGALGAAPGNPLDKAGTYGVTSDELPVAAYPQFASAGAGQFAGTVNPYGPYAGSYMAAAVHTDDAYKRLTRTIDLSGVGAADKPALRTRLLWDTEPGYDNAIVEIHTVGADDWTTLPEAGGATSTAVPTDCGGGFYVDEHPWLRHYLTVGANTCTATGTTGSWNAFTGAASGWQQVSFDLSAYAGKNVEVSISYVTDPGSGGHGVLVDDASLVVGGAASETEGFETSLGAWQVAGPPAGSPAVLKDWTRTGVLFQTYGAVTTDDTVLLGFGLEHVTAAADRKALIGKALASLES; this is translated from the coding sequence ATGAGACGAAGAGCGAGATCGATCCTCGCTGTCGGCGCCCTGCTGCTCGGCGGAGCGGCGCTCGCGCCCATCGCCCAGGCACAGCCCGCAAACGCACCGAAGCCCGACCCGGACGAGGTCAAGGTGTTCCGCGCCGAGGTCACCAAGCAGCAGGTACCCCTGCTCCTTGCGGCCGGCCAGGACGGCCACGAACTCAGTGAGCAGGTACCCGAGAAGGGCACCGCCACGGTCGAGGCCTACCTCACCGACCAGCAGGCGAAAAAGCTCCAGAAGCAGGGCGTCGAGCTCACCGAGCACACACTTTCGGCCAAGGCGGAGAACCGCGTCGAGGCCGCCGCCGAGGGCGTGTTCCGCCCGTACAGCGGCAGCGGCGGCCTGCGGGAGGAGATCCTGCGCACCGGTCAGGAGAACCCGGGCCTCACCAAGGTCGTCTCCATCGGCAAGACGGTGAACGGCCAGGACATCCTCGCGGTCAAACTGACCAAGAACGCGAAGACGTCCGCGGACGGCTCCAAGCCCGCGGTCCTGTACATGTCCAACCAGCACGCGCGTGAGTGGATCACCCCGGAGATGACCCGGCGGCTGATGCACCACTACCTGGACAACTACGACACCGACCGGCGCATCAAGAAGATCGTGGACTCCAGCGAGCTGTGGTTCGTCCTGTCGGCCAACCCCGACGGCTACGACTACACGTTCCAGGACCCTGCGAACCGCCTGTGGCGCAAGAACCTGCGGGACGTCAACGGCGACGGCGCGATCTCCACCGGCGACGGCGTCGACCTCAACCGCAACTTCCCCTACAAGTGGGGCTACGACGACGAGGGTTCGTCCCCCAACCCCACCAGCCAGACCTACCGCGGCGCGAGCCCCGGCTCCGAGCCCGAGACCCGGGCCCTGGACGCCTTCGAGAAGCGGATCGGGTTCACCTACGGCATCAACTACCACTCCGCCGCCGAACTGCTGCTCTACGGCGTCGGCTGGCAGGTGGCCACCGACACCCCGGACGACGTCGCCTACAAGGCGCTCGCCGGCACCCCCGACAACTCCGCGGTCCCCGGCTACCACCCACAGGTCTCCTCGGAGCTGTACACGACGAACGGCGAGGCGGACGGCCACGCGACGAACGTCAACGGCCTGGGGATGTTCACCCCCGAGATGTCGACCTGCCAGACCGCCTCGAACCTCGACCCGAACGACCAGTGGAACGCCTCCGACTGCCAGTCGGGCTTCAACTTCCCGGACGACGAGAAGCTGATCCAGGACGAGTTCGCCAAGAACGTCCCGTTCGCGCTCTCCGTCGCCGAGTCCGCCGCGCACCCCGACACGCCGTCGTCCTCGGTGGGCCTGAGCGCGGCCGACTTCACCCCGGCGCCGTTCACCACGTCGTACTCGCGCGGCGCGGACCAGGAGGTCTCCGTCGTCGTACGGAAGGCGGTCCGGGACAAGGAGCTCAAGTACCGCGTCAACGGCGGCCGCACCTACGACCAGGCGCTCAAGGCCTGGAAGGGCGGCGAGACCTACGGCGGGGAGGACAACCTCTACTTCGACGAGTACCGGGCCAAGGTGCAGGACGGCGAACCGGGCGACAAGGTCGAGGTGTGGTTCACCGGTGAGACCAAGGCGGGCAAGAAGGTCTCCAGCTCGCACTTCACCTACACGATCGCCGCCCGCCCCAAGGCCGACACGCTCGTCGTCGCCGAGGAGGGCGCGGCCGCCACGCAGGCGCAGACCTACGTCGACGCGCTGAAGGCCAACGGCCGCAAGGCGCTCGTCTGGGACGTCGCCACCCAGGGCGCGCCCGACGCGCTCGGCGTGCTGAGCCACTTCGGCACGGTCGTCCACTACACGGGCGCGAACGTCCCCGGCAACCCGACCCAGCTCGAACTGCGCGCCTTCCTCAACGAGGGCGGCAAACTGATCGAGGCGGGCGAGCAGGCCGGCGGCAACGTCGACCTCGGCGACGGCACCCCGTCGAACGACTTCAGCCAGTACTACCTGGGCGCCTACTCCCGTACGACGACCCCCGGCGCCACCGGCTTCACCGGCTCCGGAAAGCTCGGCGGCCTCAGCGGGGCCCTCGGCGCCGCGCCCGGCAACCCGCTCGACAAGGCCGGCACCTACGGGGTCACCTCGGACGAACTGCCCGTCGCCGCCTACCCGCAGTTCGCGAGCGCGGGCGCCGGACAGTTCGCCGGGACGGTCAACCCGTACGGGCCGTACGCGGGCTCGTACATGGCCGCCGCCGTGCACACCGACGACGCCTACAAGCGCCTCACCCGCACCATCGACCTCAGCGGCGTCGGCGCGGCGGACAAGCCGGCCCTGCGCACCCGGCTGCTGTGGGACACCGAGCCGGGCTACGACAACGCGATCGTCGAGATCCACACGGTCGGCGCCGACGACTGGACCACGCTCCCCGAGGCGGGCGGCGCCACCAGTACCGCCGTACCCACGGACTGCGGGGGCGGCTTCTACGTCGACGAGCACCCGTGGCTGCGGCACTACCTCACCGTCGGCGCCAACACCTGCACCGCGACCGGAACCACCGGTTCCTGGAACGCCTTCACCGGTGCCGCCAGCGGCTGGCAGCAGGTGAGCTTCGACCTGAGCGCGTACGCGGGCAAGAACGTCGAGGTGTCGATCTCCTACGTCACCGACCCCGGCAGCGGCGGCCACGGCGTCCTCGTGGACGACGCCTCGCTGGTCGTCGGGGGCGCCGCCAGCGAGACCGAGGGCTTCGAGACGTCGCTCGGCGCCTGGCAGGTCGCCGGTCCGCCCGCGGGCAGCCCGGCCGTCCTGAAGGACTGGACGCGCACCGGCGTCCTGTTCCAGACGTACGGCGCGGTCACCACCGACGACACCGTGCTGCTGGGCTTCGGCCTGGAGCACGTCACCGCGGCGGCCGACCGCAAGGCGCTCATCGGAAAGGCGCTGGCCTCACTTGAGAGCTGA
- the pgi gene encoding glucose-6-phosphate isomerase: MNADGRTRLNQTPEWAALAKHREEVGEVGLRELFAADPGRGAGYTVQVGDLHIDYSKHLVTDETLRLLRELAAATDVFGLRDAMFRGEKINTTEDRAVLHTALRAPRDAVIEADGENVVPAVHAVLDKMADFAGRVRSGAWTGHTGKRIKNVVNIGIGGSDLGPAMAYEVLRGFTDRDLTVRFVSNVDGADLHEATRDLDPAETLFIIASKTFTTIETITNATSARTWLLAALDGGTSRSSEVESGGDTAVAKHFVALSTNAEKVAGFGIDTANMFEFWDWVGGRYSFDSAIGLSLMIAIGPDRFREMLDGFHLVDEHFRTAPAESNVPLLLGLLGIWYGNFHGAQSHAVLPYSHYLSKFAAYLQQLDMESNGKYVGRDGKEVDWQTGPIVWGTPGTNGQHAYYQLIHQGTKLIPADFIGFAEPVAELSDELKAQHDLLMANFFAQTQALAFGKTPDEVRAEGVPEELVAHKTFQGDHPTTTILARELTPSVLGQLIALYEHKVFVQGAVWNIDSFDQWGVELGKVLAKRVEPALTEGAQVPGLDASTTALVAKYRELRGR, encoded by the coding sequence ATGAACGCAGACGGCCGTACGAGGCTCAACCAGACGCCCGAGTGGGCCGCTCTGGCCAAACACCGCGAGGAGGTCGGCGAGGTGGGGCTGCGGGAGCTGTTCGCCGCCGACCCCGGGCGCGGCGCCGGATACACGGTGCAGGTCGGGGACCTGCACATCGACTACTCCAAGCACCTCGTCACCGACGAGACGCTGCGGCTGTTGCGCGAGCTGGCCGCCGCCACCGACGTCTTCGGCCTGCGGGACGCCATGTTCCGCGGCGAGAAGATCAACACCACCGAGGACCGCGCCGTCCTGCACACCGCCCTGCGCGCCCCGCGCGACGCGGTGATCGAGGCCGACGGGGAGAACGTCGTCCCGGCGGTGCACGCGGTCCTCGACAAGATGGCCGACTTCGCGGGCCGCGTCCGCTCCGGCGCCTGGACCGGTCACACCGGCAAGCGCATCAAGAACGTGGTGAACATCGGCATCGGCGGCTCCGACCTGGGCCCGGCGATGGCCTACGAGGTGCTGCGCGGCTTCACCGACCGCGACCTCACGGTCCGCTTCGTGTCGAACGTGGACGGCGCCGACCTGCACGAGGCCACCCGCGACCTGGACCCGGCCGAGACGCTGTTCATCATCGCGTCCAAGACGTTCACCACCATCGAGACGATCACCAACGCGACCTCCGCGCGCACCTGGCTGCTGGCCGCGCTGGATGGGGGCACCTCCCGCTCGAGCGAAGTCGAGAGTGGGGGAGACACGGCCGTGGCGAAGCACTTCGTGGCGCTGTCGACGAACGCGGAGAAGGTCGCCGGCTTCGGCATCGACACGGCCAACATGTTCGAGTTCTGGGACTGGGTCGGCGGCCGTTACTCCTTCGACTCGGCGATCGGCCTGTCGCTGATGATCGCCATCGGCCCGGACCGCTTCCGCGAGATGCTCGACGGCTTCCACCTCGTCGACGAGCACTTCCGCACCGCGCCCGCCGAGTCCAACGTGCCGCTGCTGCTGGGCCTGTTGGGCATCTGGTACGGCAACTTCCACGGCGCCCAGTCGCACGCCGTGCTGCCCTACAGCCACTACCTGTCCAAGTTCGCCGCCTACCTCCAGCAGTTGGACATGGAGTCCAACGGCAAGTACGTCGGCCGTGACGGCAAGGAGGTCGACTGGCAGACCGGGCCGATCGTCTGGGGCACGCCGGGCACCAACGGGCAGCACGCCTACTACCAGTTGATCCACCAGGGCACGAAGCTCATCCCGGCCGACTTCATCGGCTTCGCCGAGCCGGTCGCCGAGCTGAGCGACGAACTCAAGGCACAGCACGACCTGTTGATGGCCAACTTCTTCGCCCAGACGCAGGCGCTGGCCTTCGGTAAGACGCCCGATGAGGTGCGCGCGGAGGGCGTACCGGAGGAGCTGGTGGCGCACAAGACGTTCCAGGGCGACCACCCGACGACCACGATCCTCGCCCGTGAACTGACCCCGTCGGTCCTCGGTCAGCTCATCGCGCTCTACGAGCACAAGGTGTTCGTGCAGGGCGCGGTGTGGAACATCGACTCCTTCGACCAGTGGGGCGTGGAGCTCGGCAAGGTCCTCGCCAAGCGCGTCGAGCCCGCCCTGACCGAGGGCGCGCAGGTGCCGGGCCTGGACGCCTCCACCACGGCCCTGGTCGCCAAGTACCGGGAGCTGCGCGGCCGTTAG
- a CDS encoding phosphoglycerate kinase yields the protein MKTIDELLAEGVAGKRVFVRADLNVPLATGGEPTGTAAIADDGRIRAVLPTVKALAEAGAKVVVASHLGRPKGAPDPAFSLAPAAARLGELLGSAVAFATDTVGESARSTVAGLSDGQVAVIENLRFNPGETAKDDAERGEFADRLAALADVYVGDGFGAVHRRHASVHELPARLPHAAGFLIATEVGVLKKLTEDVKRPYVVALGGAKVSDKLAVIDQLLGKADRILIGGGMAYTFLKAQGHEVGISLLQEDQVPAVREYIERAEKTGVELVLPVDVLVSPSFPDLKAKAPTNPTTVAADAIPADQEGLDIGPATRKLYASKLADAATVFWNGPMGVFEHPDYAEGTKEVAQALVDSPAFTVVGGGDSAAAVRLLGFDENAFGHISTGGGASLEYLEGKTLPGLAALED from the coding sequence ATGAAGACGATCGACGAACTTCTCGCCGAAGGCGTCGCAGGCAAGCGGGTCTTCGTCCGCGCCGACCTCAACGTGCCGCTCGCAACCGGCGGCGAGCCCACCGGCACCGCAGCAATCGCCGACGACGGCCGGATCCGCGCCGTGCTGCCCACCGTCAAGGCCCTCGCGGAGGCCGGCGCCAAGGTGGTCGTCGCCTCGCACCTGGGCCGTCCCAAGGGCGCGCCGGACCCGGCGTTCTCGCTCGCCCCCGCCGCCGCCCGACTCGGTGAACTCCTCGGCTCCGCCGTGGCGTTCGCGACCGACACGGTCGGCGAGTCCGCGCGGTCGACGGTCGCGGGCCTGAGCGACGGTCAGGTCGCCGTCATCGAGAACCTGCGCTTCAACCCGGGCGAGACCGCCAAGGACGACGCCGAGCGCGGCGAGTTCGCCGACCGGCTCGCCGCCCTGGCGGACGTCTACGTCGGCGACGGCTTCGGCGCGGTGCACCGTCGGCACGCCTCCGTCCACGAGCTCCCGGCGCGCCTGCCGCACGCCGCCGGCTTCCTGATCGCCACCGAGGTCGGCGTCCTGAAGAAGCTCACCGAGGACGTCAAGCGGCCCTACGTCGTCGCGCTCGGCGGCGCCAAGGTCTCCGACAAGCTCGCCGTCATCGACCAGCTCCTCGGCAAGGCCGACCGCATCCTCATCGGCGGCGGCATGGCCTACACCTTCCTCAAGGCCCAGGGCCACGAGGTCGGCATCTCCCTCCTGCAGGAGGACCAGGTCCCGGCGGTACGGGAGTACATCGAGCGCGCGGAGAAGACCGGCGTCGAGCTGGTCCTGCCCGTCGACGTCCTCGTGTCGCCCTCGTTCCCGGACCTGAAGGCCAAGGCCCCGACCAACCCCACCACCGTCGCCGCGGACGCGATCCCCGCCGACCAGGAGGGTCTGGACATCGGTCCCGCGACCCGCAAGCTGTACGCCTCGAAGCTCGCCGACGCCGCCACCGTCTTCTGGAACGGCCCCATGGGCGTCTTCGAGCACCCCGACTACGCCGAGGGCACCAAAGAGGTCGCCCAGGCCCTCGTCGACTCCCCGGCCTTCACGGTCGTCGGCGGTGGCGACTCCGCCGCGGCCGTCCGCCTCCTGGGCTTCGACGAGAACGCATTCGGCCACATCTCGACCGGCGGCGGCGCCTCCCTCGAATACCTCGAGGGCAAGACGCTCCCCGGCCTCGCCGCACTGGAGGACTGA
- the gap gene encoding type I glyceraldehyde-3-phosphate dehydrogenase: MTIRVGINGFGRIGRNYFRALLEQGADIEIVAVNDLGDTATTAHLLKYDTILGRLKAEVSHTADTITVDGHTIKVLSERNPADIPWGDLGVDIVIESTGIFTKKADAAKHIAGGAKKVLISAPAKDEDITIVMGVNQDKYDAASHHVISNASCTTNCVAPMAKVLDENFGIVKGLMTTVHAYTNDQRILDFPHSDLRRARAAAENIIPTTTGAAKATALVLPQLKGKLDGIAMRVPVPTGSATDLVVTLQREVTKDEVNAAFKKASEDGDLKGYLAYTEDEIVSSDIVGDPASCTFDSSLTMVQEGNSVKILGWYDNEWGYSNRLVDLTVFVGGQL, from the coding sequence GTGACGATCCGCGTAGGCATCAACGGCTTTGGCCGCATCGGTCGTAACTACTTCCGCGCGCTGCTGGAGCAGGGTGCTGACATCGAGATCGTGGCTGTCAACGACCTGGGTGACACTGCGACTACGGCTCATCTGCTCAAGTACGACACCATCCTGGGCCGCCTCAAGGCCGAGGTGTCGCACACCGCCGACACGATCACGGTCGACGGCCACACCATCAAGGTGCTCTCCGAGCGCAACCCCGCCGACATTCCGTGGGGCGACCTCGGCGTCGACATCGTCATCGAGTCGACCGGCATCTTCACCAAGAAGGCCGACGCCGCGAAGCACATCGCGGGCGGCGCCAAGAAGGTCCTCATCTCGGCTCCGGCCAAGGACGAGGACATCACCATCGTGATGGGCGTCAACCAGGACAAGTACGACGCGGCCAGCCACCACGTCATCTCCAACGCCTCCTGCACCACCAACTGTGTGGCGCCGATGGCCAAGGTCCTCGACGAGAACTTCGGCATCGTCAAGGGTCTGATGACGACGGTCCACGCGTACACCAACGACCAGCGCATCCTGGACTTCCCGCACTCGGACCTGCGCCGCGCCCGCGCCGCCGCCGAGAACATCATCCCGACCACGACGGGCGCCGCGAAGGCGACCGCCCTGGTCCTCCCGCAGCTCAAGGGCAAGCTCGACGGCATCGCGATGCGCGTCCCGGTCCCGACCGGCTCGGCCACCGACCTGGTCGTGACGCTGCAGCGCGAGGTCACCAAGGACGAGGTCAACGCCGCGTTCAAGAAGGCCTCCGAGGACGGCGACCTCAAGGGCTACCTGGCCTACACCGAGGACGAGATCGTCTCCTCGGACATCGTCGGCGACCCGGCCTCCTGCACCTTCGACTCCTCCCTGACCATGGTCCAGGAGGGCAACTCGGTGAAGATCCTCGGCTGGTACGACAACGAGTGGGGCTACTCCAACCGCCTCGTCGACCTCACGGTCTTCGTCGGCGGCCAGCTCTGA
- the tpiA gene encoding triose-phosphate isomerase, whose product MTTRTPLMAGNWKMNLNHLEAIAHVQKLAFALADKDYEAVEVAVLPPFTDLRSVQTLVDGDKLKIKYGAQDISAHDSGAYTGEISGPMLAKLKCAFVAIGHSERRQYHNETDELVNAKVKAAYKHGLTPILCVGEELEVREAGDHVAHTLAQVEGGLKDLPAEQAESVVIAYEPVWAIGTGKVCGAGDAQEVCAAIRAKLAELYTQELADRVRIQYGGSVKSGNVAEIMAQADIDGALIGGASLDTDEFVKIVRFRDQ is encoded by the coding sequence ATGACCACTCGCACGCCGCTGATGGCGGGCAACTGGAAGATGAACCTCAACCACCTCGAGGCCATCGCCCACGTCCAGAAGCTCGCCTTCGCCCTGGCCGACAAGGACTACGAGGCCGTCGAGGTCGCCGTCCTGCCGCCCTTCACCGACCTGCGCTCCGTGCAGACCCTGGTGGACGGCGACAAGCTCAAGATCAAGTACGGCGCCCAGGACATCTCGGCGCACGACTCCGGCGCCTACACCGGCGAGATCTCCGGTCCCATGCTCGCCAAGCTGAAGTGCGCGTTCGTGGCGATCGGCCACTCCGAGCGCCGCCAGTACCACAACGAGACCGACGAGCTCGTCAACGCCAAGGTCAAGGCCGCCTACAAGCACGGCCTGACCCCGATCCTGTGCGTCGGCGAGGAGCTGGAGGTCCGCGAGGCGGGCGACCACGTCGCCCACACCCTCGCCCAGGTCGAGGGCGGTCTCAAGGACCTCCCGGCCGAGCAGGCCGAGTCCGTCGTGATCGCCTACGAGCCCGTCTGGGCCATCGGCACCGGCAAGGTCTGCGGCGCCGGGGACGCGCAGGAGGTCTGCGCCGCCATCCGCGCCAAGCTCGCCGAGCTCTACACCCAGGAGCTGGCGGACCGGGTCCGCATCCAGTACGGCGGCTCCGTGAAGTCCGGCAACGTCGCCGAGATCATGGCGCAGGCCGACATCGACGGCGCGCTGATCGGCGGCGCCTCGCTGGACACCGACGAATTCGTCAAGATCGTGCGCTTCCGCGACCAGTGA